From Flaviflexus ciconiae:
GCGGGCAATCGACCTGCTGTCCGCCGACGGGCTTCAACTCCACGTGAACGCGGTCCAGGAGACCGTTATGCCCGAGGGGATAGAGAGTTCTCTTCCTGGCTGGGGCTTATCGAATCTATTGCGTCTTCCATCGACGTCCCGCTCATGGTCAAAGAGGTGGGCGCTGGCCTGTCCGCAAAGACCATGCTGAAGCTGAGAGACGCTGGCGTCACCATCGTCGACGTGGCCGGCAAGGGCGGAACAGATTTCGGGAAGATCGAGAACCACCGCCGCGACGGGGGACACGACGACTACTCGTACCTGAACGGCTTCGGCGGCTCCGCAGTGCAGTGCCTGCTCGATGCTCGAGCAGCCGGCCTTGTCGGGCCGGGTGCCGATCCGGGCTTCACCGTGCTGTCTTCCGGCGGTGTGCGCCACCCCCTCGACATCATGGTTTCCCTTGCCCTTGGGGCACGCGCCGTGGGCGTTGCCGGTACGTTCCTGAAGGTTGCTTTGAACGAAGGGGCGGACGCAATGACGTCCGTTCTGGAGACCTGGAGTACGCGCGTGGGAGAGATGATGGCGTTGCTAGGAGCCACGAGCCCGGCCGCAATGGAATACACTGACGTTCTTATCGGCGGGCAGTCCCGCGACTTCGCGGATGTGCGAGGAATCGACCGAGCGGCCCTTGCTCGGCGGAGCCAGGAGGACAGATGAGCAAGTCAACGTACTCGGAGACGACGATGACCCAGATCCCGACCCGCTGGGTCGGTCCAATCCGGTTCACCGGTAACGCCGTCACCGGTGACATCGACGTTCCGCTCGCCACCTACGAAACGCCGCTGTGGCCTTCGGTTGGTCGTGGTGCTAAGGTCTCGCGCCTCGTCGAGAATGGCATTGTCGCGACCGTCGTCGACGAGCGCATGACCCGCTCCGTTCTCTTCACCGCTCGCGACGCGGCACACGCCTACCGTGCACAGACCGAGATCGAAGCACGCTTTGATGAACTTGCCGCCGTTGTGTCGGCGGGCTCCCGCTATGCTCGTCTCATCGAGATCCATCCCGAGATCGTTGGCAACCTGCTGTTCGTCCGCTTCGCCTTTAGCACGGGCGATGCTTCGGGACACAACATGGCGACCCAGGCCTCTGACGCACTCATGTCGACAATCCTGTCCTGGGATCTGGGCCTCGGTTACGGTTCGATTTCCGGTAACTTCTGCACCGATAAGAAGCCCACCGGGATCAACGGTGCGCTCGGCCGTGGCCGTGCCGTCCAAGCCGACATACTCATTCCCCACGACATTGTTTCATCGACACTAAAGACCACGGCCGATAAGGTGACAGACCTCGTTGTTCGCAAGAACTACGTGGGATCGACTATCGCGGGTGCCCTGCGTTCCTCGAACGCCCACTTCGCCAACATGCTTCTCGCGTTCTACCTGGCAACGGGACAGGATGCGGCAAACATTGTGGAAGGCTCCCAGGGCCTGACCTATGTCGAGAACCGTGAGGAGGGCCTGTACTTCGCGTGCTCCCTGCCCCACCTCATTGTTGGCACCGTCGGCAACGGTAAGCATCTTGAGCACGTGAACGTCGCCATGGAGCGGCTCGGCTTGCGGGAAGACCGCGAACCGGGTGAAAACTCGAGGCGACTCGCCGCAATCATTGCGGGCACCGTCCTATGTGGGGAACTGTCTCTGCTGGCAGCACAGACCAATCCGGGTGAGCTCATGGCAGCCCACGTCTCCCTCGAACGGGGACAAAACTAGGCCAGCTCTCTTCTGGCGCAGCAAAGGAGAAAAATCCGTGAATATCGGAATCCACGACCTCGACGTCGCAACCACGCATTACGTCCTCAAGCTTGACTCCATGGCGGAAGCACTCGGAGTGGACCCGGCCAAGTACCAGCTCGGCCTCGGCCAAGACGAGTTCTCCGTCCCGGCCCCCGACGAGGACGTCGTGACCATGGGAGCCCACGCCGCGAAGCGACTGCTGGACCGTAACGATCCGTCAAAGATCCGCATGGTCCTGTTCGCCACCGAGACCGGCATCGACCAGTCCAAGGCCGCAGGCGTGTTCGTGCACGGTCTCTTGGGCCTCCCGACCGCGGTCCGCACCGTCGAGTTCAAGCAGGCCTGCTACTCCGGCACCGCAGCCCTCCAAACCGCCGTCAACCACGTTGCGCGGTACCCCGAGGACCAGGTGCTCGTCATTACTTCTGACGTCGCCCGCTACGCGGTCGACTCTGGTGGTGAACCGACCCAGGGAGCCGGTGCCGTTGCCATGCTGGTTGCGGCCGACCCGAACCTTGTTGTTATCGAGCCCCAGTCCGGTGTGTTCACTGCCGATGTGAATGACTTTTGGCGGCCGAACGACTCGTCCACCCCATTCGTCGAAGGCAAGCTGTCTCTCGATGCCTACCTCGATGCAACGATCGGTGCCTGGGATGATCTTGCGGCCCGCCGCGACCTCAATGTTTCCGACATTCATCGCTTCATGCACCATCAGCCGTTCACGAAGATGGCGAGGAAGGCACATACCAAGCTTGCGGAGCACGTCGGCGTGGAGCTCGGTTCCGAGCTCATCGAAGAGTCGATGACCTACAACCGGAGGATCGGCAACTCCTACACCGCTTCCCTCTACTTCGGCCTCGCCGCTCAGCTACACGGCAACGAGGATCTCGCAGGCAAGCGCCTCGGCCTGTTCTCCTACGGCTCCGGCTCTGTTGCTGAGTTCTTCACCGCCGTTGTACAGCCTGGCTACACCGAGCACCTCCACCCGGAGACTGTCGCAGAATCCCTCGATTCCCGCGAAGAGATCACCTTTGAGCAGTACCGCGACCTCCACAACGCTTACGTCGGCGAGTCTGAAAACTACGAGACCGCGACCGTCACGGACGCGCCGTTCCGCTTCACTGGCGTCACCGACCGCGTACGCCAGTACGAGGCTCGCTAAGAACTAACGCAACCGAGGGACCCCGGCAGTATGAACTGTCGGGGTTTCTCATTGCCTAGCGTCTGCTGTCATGTCTCCTGCCTTCGTGAAGTTGAGTTATGCGACTCCATCCCCACAACCAGCTGTTTTACCTGGGTGGAGGCTGAAAGCACTTTGTACTAAACCTGTTTTTGCAGGGGTTTGTTTCGTAGGTTGGGGAACACGCAGGCTCGTTCGCGGACGTCCGCTACCTTCTTGGATGTTCGCGTGCACCTGGAGCAACTGAACAATAACGCGCCCCGCGGGAGGACACATGCCGACCATTGCCCAGAACATTGTCAACACACTGAACGCAAGCGGGGTGCGGCGAGTCTACGGACTTGCTGGCGACTCCCTCAACGGGTTCACTGATGCCATTCGCGAGAGCGATCTTGATTGGATCCACGTGCGTCACGAAGAAACGGCAGCATTTGCTGCCGCGGCGGAAGCGGCGACAACCGGTGAATTGACCGTGTGTGCTGGGAGTTGCGGTCCAGGCAATCTCCACCTCATCAACGGAGTATTTGATGCTCAGCGCTCAAGAGTGCCGATGCTGGTCATTGCCTCCCACATTCCCTCCGACGAGATTGGTTCCGGCTACTTCCAGGAAACACATCCGCAGTCACTCTTTGAAGAATGCTCCGTCTATGTCGAGCATGTATCGAATGCGAAGCAGATGCCGAGGCTCCTGCGGATCGCCATGAGGGAAGCGCTCTCAAAGAGCGGCGTGGCCGTTCTCGTGATTTCAGGGGATACTCTCCTCACCGAGATTGAGGCCGAGCCGGAGGTTATCCGGCACTACCCGTCCTCCACCTATCCCGATCAGGCGCAACTACTCAAAGCTGCCGAAGCGCTTAATGACTGTGACCGGGTCACAATCCTCGCGGGGGCAGGAGTTGAAGGTGCGCACAATGAACTTGTTGAAATAGCGGGGCGCCTCCAAGCCCCGATCGTGCATGCCCTCAGGGGCAAGGAGTTCATCGAGTACGACAATCCCTACGACGTGGGAATGTCGGGGCTACTCGGTTTTGAATCCGGATATCGGGCACTTGAATCCGCGCAGACGCTTCTCATGTTGGGAACCGACTTCCCGTACCAGCAGTTCTTTCCCGAGGATGCCACGATCATTCAGGTCGATATTCGCGGGGAACAGATCGGTCGGCGCACACGCGTTGATATCCCACTTATCGGTGGGGTGAAGGAAACGATTGAAACTCTTCTCCCGCACCTCACCAAGAGGAAGTCGTCGAAGCATCTGGACAAGATGCTCAAGCATTACGAGAAGACGAAGAAAGACTTCGATGATCTTGCCTCGCCCTCTCGTCAAACCATCCATCCCCAGTACCTGACCAAGCTGATTGATGAAGCGGCGGACGATGATGCTGTCTTCATTCCAGATGTTGGTTCGCCCGTCGTTATGGCAAGCCGGCACCTGACCATGAACGGTAAGAGAAGGCTCATTGGATCCTTCAGTCACGGCTCCATGGCCAACGCCATGCCCCAAGCAATCGGTGTCCAAGCATCCCATCCCGACCGTCAGGTCGTAGCGCTCGCGGGAGACGGCGGCCTCGCCATGCTCCTTGGTGACCTTCTGACGCTCAAGCAGTACGACATGCCGGTGAAGATCGTTGTGTATAACAACTCTTCCCTCAACTTCGTTGAGCTGGAAATGAAGGCCGCGGGAGTTGTTACGTTCGGCACGGACCTGGAGAACCCCAGCTTTGCGGCGCTCGCGGAGGCCGTGGGGCTCAAGGGCTTCACAGTCGAAAAGTCGAAAGACCTGCCGGGTGCTGTTAAGGAGTTCCTGGCGCATGATGGTCCGGCAATCCTGGATGTGACAACCGAGCGACAGGAACTGACGCTCCCGCCCTCGATCGAACTGGAGCAGGTCAAAGGCTTCACGCTCTATGCGTTGCGAACCGTCCTTAACGGCAGGGGAGACGAGCTCGTCGACCTCGCCAAAGCCAACCTCCGCAGGTTCTTCTAAGCACGCCCGATAAGGCGTTGCCACTGCGGCGAGCGCGCACTCGCGAGTCGGATGCGATTGGATTGGGCGTGCCGGACGCGCGGATCGTACTCAAACCCTACGAGCTCCCCACCCCGCACCAGCACTCTAAAGACCCGCACTTTTTATTCGGAATATTAGCTATCTGCAACCGAGACATTCATCTAGAACCTAGACAACCAGATTGGAATAATCATTATGGCTCTCAACGATCCCCGTCATCTCTACCCGAAGATCTCGCCGCCCCGACAGACCCAGAAGGACCCGGGGCTTGATCAGAAGCTTGAGCCGCAGGCCGATATTGGCTTGGACTCCTATGTGGGACGCGGTCGGCTGGAAGGCAGGAAGGCTCTGATTACCGGTGGTGACTCCGGGATCGGATCGGCCGTTGCTGTCGCCTATGCGAGGGAGGGCGCCGATGTTGCTATTTCCTATCTGCCGGAGGAACAAGCGGACGCTGACCGGGTGATTGCGGCGATTGAGGAAGCGGGCAGGAAAGCTCTCGCGCTCCCGGGCGATCTCTGCGATCTTGAGCAGTGTCAGCACATTGTTGCCAAGACCGTTGAGGAGTTCGGCGGTCTCGACATCCTCGTCAACAATGCGAGCCGTCAGCTGTGGCACGACGGCTTGGAGAACATTCCCGAAGATGACTTTGACCGTGTCATGAAGTCAAACATCTACAGCTCCTTCCGGGTGACGAAGGCAGCACTGGCACACCTGGAGCCAGGCTCCTCCATCATCTTCACCTCATCGATCCAGGCATACGATCCGTCGGATACATTGCTGGACTACGCGATGACGAAGGCAGCCATGAACAATCTGGCGAAGGGCCTCGCCCAGCAGCTGGCACCTGAGGGGATCCGAGTGAACTCCGTAATCCCGGGGCCGATATGGACGCCGCTGCAGCCCTCGCACGGTCAGCCCCAGGAAAAGATCGAATCCTTCGGCCAGAACACTCCGCTCGGTAGGGCCGGACAGCCTGCTGAGCTCGCAGGGGCCTATGTCTTCCTGGCAAGCGATGAGGCCTCGTACGTCGTTGGGGAGTCCCTCTCGGTTACTGGTGGGAAGCTAGCTCCCTAGCAGCAAAAACGTTCTCGACCACGACAAGTTCATCCTCGCGGCTTAGTCCAAGCGGGGTGCCGTGGTTGAGATACCAGTCGAGCGTATCCTTTGCGGTTTCTCGCAGGCTCCTCGTTTTCAGTCCCGCCTCTGCGGCCGGCTCATGGTCTCTTGCCATCATCCCCACCATCGATTGGTCCGGGATCCACATGGGAAGAGATCGTGGGCCCGCCCAGGGGCGGATCTCATTCTCGGCAAGGTCTTCTGGGCCAACCCAGAGCGGTTCCGGCGCCGGATCGAATAGTTGGGTAAGAGCAACAAGGAACTCCCCACGTTCAGCTGCCTGACCGACTGCGTCGAATGTGCCTGTCACCGAATTCTGTGCAAGGTCGATGATCCATTTGGCGAGATCCCGAACATCAACCCACTGGACCAGATCCGTGGGAGGGGTTGGCGCTAGATACGGCTTCCTATCGGCAGATGCCTGGGCAAGTCTCGTAGGCCAATGCGTAAACCGGTTGCTTTGATCCCCGGGGCCCGAAATTAGGCCGGGGCGAATAATGACGCGATCCGATATCTCTGCGACGGCATTCTCGCATGCAACCTTGCAGGCGCCGTAGTTCTCCATGACAACTTCGTCAGGATTGCCGGCAGGCTTCAGCAGAGGGGTGTTTGCTGGAGATCCGCCTAATGTCGAGAAGTCAGCGTAGGTAGAGATCGCCGAAAGATAGATCCAGCGAGAATCCGGGAAAGCACCCACTGCTTCTCTCACGTGCCCGGGCTTGGACGAGACGTCGACGACCACGTCGGGGGAGATGGTGGCAAGCTCCTCCGGCATCGGGTCTTCTCGGTCCCAGCGAATAAAGCGGGTGCCTTCCGGGGCATGCCGCTTATCCCGCGAGCCGCACACACCACCTCGATGCCATTCTCAAGGGCGGTGCGGGCAAGAACGGAGGAAAGGAATCCAGTGCCTCCGAGGACAAGAAGGGTCATGGTTGCCTTTGCTGATCGATAGGGAAAACAAGTAAATGACGGAACCGCGGGTGAGAAGGCTCTGAAAGAACCTCGTGCACCAAGCGGTCCGCTTGGAAGGGCCACGTCGCGTAGTAGCGCCAGGTCGTGCTTAAGGAGGCGCTGCGCCTGCCTACTGGAAGCAGTGGAATGGTGTAGGGCGTGAAGTTGCGGGGGCATTGAGGCCCGGGACAGGTCAGTCCCGGGCCTCAACGGTTAGGTTAGTCTTCGCGCTGCTCTTCGGCGTCGTCAGTACGCTCGCCCTCAGCGGGCACTTCTTCCGAGGCCTTCTTCTCGAGATCCTGATCCTTCTCGTGATCCTGCTTGGCGTGCTTTCCACCCATGGATTCTTCTCCTTTTCTGGATGCTACTTACGGGTAACGCTAGTGCCCTATCCGCTGGCATTGTTTCTTATTCCGCTAACGGAAAAAGGGACACTTATCTGACCGGGTGCATTCTGCAGTGCTTTATTGGCGTTGCGCGGTGGGGTGTTGGCGTGGCCTGTTATGCCTGTCGTGGAGCGTCTAACCGAGCATTTTCTGGTTCTGCCTGCCCTCGGAGGGCTGGACAACAACGAAACCGGGACCGTGGAAGCCCAGCTGGAAGGATTCTCCAGATCCCCTGCCGATGAGAGATCCCATCTTGAAATCATTCTTCAGGGATGGGCTGAGGTTGGGGGACCAGCAGATAGCTGCCTGGGGATCAACGAAGGTGGGCTGCTGGGAGCAGTCAAGGAGCATGGGAGGACCATCGCTTGTGACGGCGATCGTGCCGTGGCCTTCCAGGAAGTAGTTGAAGAGACCGCCCGACATGAGACCTGCGCCGCCGAGGGAACGAATGTCGGAGCGGAGCGAATCGTCGTAGGCAAGCATGCTTGCCGAGTTCAGAGTAAGGGCTTCGCCTTCGAGCGTGATAAGGAAAATGTCCTGAGCCTCCCGTGCTAGGAACACTTCGCCCTGTCCTCTCACCTTCATGAGGTTCCCGCCCTCACCTGTCGCAAACTTCTTCAGCATCTTCATGCCGCCACCGGACCCCTGGTATGAGAAGTCCATGTTGCCCTGATAGGCGACCATTGCGCCCTGCGCTGCGACAATCTCGGGAGCTCCCGGGACAAGTCGGCAACGGAGCATCTTGCTGGACTGGAGCGCCCACCTCTCCTCGGTTTGACGCTCTTGATTTTGCTGATCGAACAGTGCTGATCTCATAACGGGTCCTTGCTACGGGAAGAAAACGGGAAACGAAAACCCGCGTGGAAGCACTACCAAAGTGACTTGTGATGTGGGTTACGAATAAGGGTCAGTCTAGACGCAGATCGGCGTTCTGTCATGGGAAGAGAACTAGCGACGATCTATTGCGCGCGCCGCTTGAGGACCGAGTCATGCCGGAAGCGTGTGGCGCAGTCCCGCTCGCCATGACCTTGTTCGGTAACTGTTCCGTGATTGTTCCCGCAGAGCGCAGAGGGAGGCCGGGATGAGGTGCGGGAGACAAATGGGAGATGGGCCAGTGGAGCTGGATGGAATGAAGGACGGCGACAAGTGCGAGATGTGGTGGGGCCGCAGGCAAGCTATTCGTTCTTGCGGCCCCACCAGGTGAAGCATTGGGATCAGGCGTTGACTGTGGCCGGGTCGAAGCCGATCTCGAGGAACTCGGCAGTGCCGTCCGGCCTGCCGACGATGACGCCCTTGGACATGGCTGGGAACAGGCCGTTTTCAACGACGCCGGGGATCTGGTTGAGGGCGATGGCGAGGCCCGCGGGGTCGGTGATGGTCTCGAGCTTCGCGTCAACAATGAAGTTGTCGTTGTCGGTAATAACCGGGCTATCCCCGTTCATCCGACGTTCGACGGAGACGGCTTCCCAGCCCTTTTCTGCCAGCAGTTCGCGGATGTTGCGGATCGTTGTGCCGTAGTAGGCCGGGGTTACCTCGATCGGGAGAGCGAACTGTCCAAGAGTCTTAACAATCTTGGAGGGGTCAACAACGGTCAGCATCTTTGCGGAGTTAACCGCAATGATCTTCTCCCACAGCAGGTTTGCCCCGCCGCCCTTGATCATTGACCCATCGGGAGCGACTTCGTCGGCACCGTCAATGCAGATATCGAGACCAGTAATATCATCGAGCTCGACAAGGGGGACGTTCAATTCCTGTGCGAGATCGCGGCTTGCCTTCGAAGCGGGCACGGCGATGATGTCGAGGCCTTCTTCGATTCGCTTGGCTAGTGAACGGATAAAATGCCAGGCGGAGGTACCCGAACCGAGGCCGACCTTCTGTCCGTCCTCAACAAGGGAAGCGGCATAGACACCCGCTGCGATCTTGGCCTGCTCATTTCTCGAATCAGTCCCCATGGACCCTCCTTCATTCCGTTGCCACAACGATACTCCACAGGTGTGCGGAACGGATGAGACCCCTGGTCCCACGGCGCTGGCGGGGTCCGATGCGAAAGAGCAGTCCCCTGTGTGGAAACTGTCCTGAGCACACCCGTGACGAGCCTCCGTGAAAGGCGGGAGCGAGTTGATGTCTTGGTGCCCGTATGACTACGGGTTTCCTCAACGGTCTTTCTTGAGGAGCTGTTCTGCGTTCACTTCGGGCAGTTCCTCCCTGGGAGGGTCTTGTCTGCGAACTACTTTGTACATCGCCCAGAGTGACGACAGGATCGGGATGGCGATGATTGCGCCAACAAGACCGGCGAGGAATGTTCCTGTCAGGACAGCGATAGCGATAACAAGCGGATGGAGTGATACTTGCTTGCCCATGACAAGAGGTTGGAACACGTCACCTTCGAGCTGGCCGATCAGGGCAACTCCGAGAAGAACAATGAGCGCAGTGACCGGGCCGTTGGCGGCGAAGGCAACAATCGTTGCGATGATCATGGCGATCGGGGCACCGAAGAGCGGGATGAAAGCACCGATGGTGACAAGGATAGCGAGGGGCGCTGCGAGAGGGACCTGAAGGATCAGAAGCAGAATGAAAGCCAGGACCCCGTCAAGGACAGCAACGATCACGGTGCCGCGCGCGTAACCCGAGAACGACAACCAGGCCGCACTGGCCGCCCTGTGGGTAACGTCCCTGTTCTTGTCCGGAAGCTGGTTGAGGAACCAGAGCCACATTTTAGCGCCCGACATGAGGAAGAAAATGGTGGCCAAAGCGGCAAGGGAAACGATCATGATGAACGTGCCGATCGCGGAAGCACTCGACATGACCTGTGCAGAGATTTCCCCAGCATTGTCCTGAAGCCAAGCAATCCCGGTATCGACAAGATCCGATAGTTGCGCTGACGCATCCTCAGCAGAAAAGTCCCACGGTAAAGGACTTTTTTCCAGCGTCTCCAGCAGAGAGTCAATGCCGGAAGAGAACGTGTCGGCCAGTTCATCCCATTCGCCCTGCACCGAGTACACGACGTAGCCAATAAGGCCGCCGAATATGGCGAAGGCAGCGATAAAGGACAGGATCATGGCGAGGGCCCGGGGCATCCACCTGGCAAAGAAGTCCGTGACGGGGCGAAGCACGGAGGTGGCAACGAGGGCAAGGAATATGCCCACAAATACGAATGAGATTCTTGCTGTTGCGAAAACGAACAGCGAGACAATAATGACGATCCCGATGAGATACCAGGAGCCCAACCCGTACTTGGCAAGCCCCCGGGGGACACCGACCGAAACGCCGGGGGCCGTGTCAGAAGTGATGGGAACGTTGTGCGGCTGCACGGTGGGGGAGTGAACGGCGGCCGGGTGGGCCGGCGGCGGTGTCTCGGTGGCCCGTTTCCTCTTCTTACGCAGAATCACGACAATCCCCTTCCGGTTGCCCGACCTAGTGCCTGAAGTTCTACCTGCCGCGCATGCACCGGGCAGACATGCTGATCGTGTCACCGATCATGCCAGAAGCCTGGCATAACCACGCGATCAGAACCTGATCAATTAAGACAGAGTGCTCGCGTTGTGCCTGGTAATGAGCCCATTCAGGCCGGTATTGGTGCTGAGCCGGATAAGAGCAAAAGGGCGGGGCCCCGGGAGAATGTCCCAGAGCCCCGCCCCATTGTTGCTTGGCTGCCCGCCTGCGAGGGTCCCCGCGTGCCGACAGCCTTACGCGCTCACGTGCAGGCCTATCTGCTTGTGTTCAGAACGAACTGCACGAGCGTGGAGGGTGCTTACCTAATTGCTTCGGGCTCGCCGTCGATCGGATCGCCACCGGGCACCTGAGTGCCGGACTGCTCGTAGTAGCCCTTCTCGATGCGCTCGCCGACCTCCTGGTCGATGTTCTTCCAGTACTGGAAGACGTTCGAAAGGACGGGCTCGACAACGTCGGGAATAAGGGTGCCAACAACGGTCTCAACAAGGCGTTCGCGCTCTTCGTCGTTGAAAACCTCGCGGACCAGGGTGTGTGCCTGACCGAAGTCATCATCCTCGGCGTGCAGGGAGTAAGCGGAGCGAACCATCTCGCCGTCCGCTTCCCAGCCGTTTTCGACCGGGCCCTGAGTGTCCTGATAGGCGCGACCGTACGAGTTCGGTGCGTACACGGGAGCGTTGCCCGTGTGGTGGTACTGCATCGCACCCTCCTTGTCGTACGAGTTCGTCGCGGTGATCGGCTGATTAACCGGAATCTGGTTGTAGTTCGTGCCGATGCGGTGACGCTGAGCATCCGGGTAGGAGAAGACGCGACCAAGCAGCATCTTGTCAGGGGAGACGCCGGTGCCCGGAACGGTGTTCGCGGGGGAGAAGGCAGCCTGCTCGATCTGTGCGAAGTGGTTTGTCGGATTCTCGTTCAGCGTGAAGCGACCAACCTTGTGAAGCGGGTAGTCCTTCTTCGAGATCGTCTTCGTCAGGTCGAACGGGTTGAAGCGGTAGGTCTTCGCATCCTCGTACGGCATGATCTGGACCGACAGAGTCCAGGACGGGAACTCGCCACGCTCAATAGCGTCGAACAGGTCGCGACGGTGGAAGTCAGCATCCTCACCAGCAAGCTTCGAAGCTTCCTCGTTCGTCATGTTCTCAACACCCTGATCGGTGTGGAAGTGGTAGACAACCCAGAACTTCTCGCCAGCCTCGTTCACCCACATGTAGGTGTGCGAGGAGTAGCCGTTCATGTGACGCCAGGTGCGGGGCAGGCCGCGGTCACCCATGAGGTACGCAACCTGGTGAGCCGACTCGGGGGAGAGGGTCCAGAAGTCCCACTGCATGTTGTTCGAACGCAGGCCCGAGTCGGGCATGCGCTTCTGCGAGTGAATGAAGTCAGGGAACTTCATGGGATCGCGAACAAAGAAGACCGGCGTATTGTTGCCGACCATGTCGAAGTTGCCCTCTTCGGTGTAGAACTTCAGGGCAAAGCCGCGTACATCGCGCCAGGAGTCAGGGGAGCCAAGCTCGCCAGCAACCGTCGAGAAACGGGCCAGCATTTGGGTCTTCTTGCCCGGCTGGAGGAAGTCGGCCTTCGTGTGGGCGGAAACATCCTCAAGAACCTCGAACGTGCCGAAAGCGCCAGAGCCCTTCGCGTGAGGGCTACGCTCGGGAACGCGCTCGCGGTCGAAGCGTGCAAGCTTCTCAACAAGAGCGACGTCGTGGAGGAGGAGGGGGCCGTTAGCGCCGACGCTCAGCGAATGAGCATCAGATTCGCGAGGTGCACCAGCTTCGGTTGTAGATTTCTTCGTAAAATCGGATTGAGTCATGGTCAGCCATCATCTTTCGTAGCGCGCTAGTTTTCATGAGCGGCCTCCAGGCAGTCCGGGCATAGACCGTGATAGATGACTTCAGCCTCGTCCACTGTGAACCCGTGATCTTCTTCGGGAAGCATGCAGGGAGCTTGGCCAACATGGCAGGGCACATTCTCGATTCGGCCGCAGTTGCGACAAAGCATGTGGTGATGATTGTCGCCCACCCGAATCTCGTAACGTGACTTGCGTCCATCTAACGTGATCTTGCGAACGAGATTGCAATCGGTCAGCGCATGCAGGACGTCATAGACGGCCTGCGTTGACACTGATCCGAGACGCTCTCGAACCTCCCCGGCAATGAACTCAGCATCGGAATGCCGGTTCTCTGTAATGACAGCGAGGGCTGCCAGCCGCGGAGCCGTAACACGAAGACCTGCTGAACGCAGGGCAGTAACGTGTTCGTCGGAAGCCATACCTCAACCCTAACTACTAAATTGGAATTAATCCAATAAACGATTTTCTACGAAGAAAGACGTGCTTCCTGCGAATCCTCTTTGCGTAAGTCTAGGCCAAGCGCCTTCGCGAACCTGAAGTACGTCAAGAAAATTCCGTGTTTATAGGAGATGTTACGGGATGTCAGGCTTTGTAGAAGAAAACCTGTGATGTCCGGCCGGTAGGGAGTGCGGTCGTTCCGGGCGCGGCTCTCCGAGTGTTGGCGGTCTCGGAGGTGGCGGTGAACGCTCCGCGGTGGGGCTGGGGCCTGCTCGAATTACCCTCCGGGAAGAATGCTCTCGTTCCGGCCGGCTTGGTTGTTGGGTTCGGTTGCTGGCGCCAAGTTGCCGGTTGGCGGCCTCACAAAATAAGTAGTTGCAGGTTTAACTATCTAGTTCTAGAGTG
This genomic window contains:
- a CDS encoding Fur family transcriptional regulator, with translation MASDEHVTALRSAGLRVTAPRLAALAVITENRHSDAEFIAGEVRERLGSVSTQAVYDVLHALTDCNLVRKITLDGRKSRYEIRVGDNHHHMLCRNCGRIENVPCHVGQAPCMLPEEDHGFTVDEAEVIYHGLCPDCLEAAHEN
- the rpiA gene encoding ribose-5-phosphate isomerase RpiA; translated protein: MGTDSRNEQAKIAAGVYAASLVEDGQKVGLGSGTSAWHFIRSLAKRIEEGLDIIAVPASKASRDLAQELNVPLVELDDITGLDICIDGADEVAPDGSMIKGGGANLLWEKIIAVNSAKMLTVVDPSKIVKTLGQFALPIEVTPAYYGTTIRNIRELLAEKGWEAVSVERRMNGDSPVITDNDNFIVDAKLETITDPAGLAIALNQIPGVVENGLFPAMSKGVIVGRPDGTAEFLEIGFDPATVNA
- a CDS encoding AI-2E family transporter; this translates as MILRKKRKRATETPPPAHPAAVHSPTVQPHNVPITSDTAPGVSVGVPRGLAKYGLGSWYLIGIVIIVSLFVFATARISFVFVGIFLALVATSVLRPVTDFFARWMPRALAMILSFIAAFAIFGGLIGYVVYSVQGEWDELADTFSSGIDSLLETLEKSPLPWDFSAEDASAQLSDLVDTGIAWLQDNAGEISAQVMSSASAIGTFIMIVSLAALATIFFLMSGAKMWLWFLNQLPDKNRDVTHRAASAAWLSFSGYARGTVIVAVLDGVLAFILLLILQVPLAAPLAILVTIGAFIPLFGAPIAMIIATIVAFAANGPVTALIVLLGVALIGQLEGDVFQPLVMGKQVSLHPLVIAIAVLTGTFLAGLVGAIIAIPILSSLWAMYKVVRRQDPPREELPEVNAEQLLKKDR
- a CDS encoding catalase; the encoded protein is MTQSDFTKKSTTEAGAPRESDAHSLSVGANGPLLLHDVALVEKLARFDRERVPERSPHAKGSGAFGTFEVLEDVSAHTKADFLQPGKKTQMLARFSTVAGELGSPDSWRDVRGFALKFYTEEGNFDMVGNNTPVFFVRDPMKFPDFIHSQKRMPDSGLRSNNMQWDFWTLSPESAHQVAYLMGDRGLPRTWRHMNGYSSHTYMWVNEAGEKFWVVYHFHTDQGVENMTNEEASKLAGEDADFHRRDLFDAIERGEFPSWTLSVQIMPYEDAKTYRFNPFDLTKTISKKDYPLHKVGRFTLNENPTNHFAQIEQAAFSPANTVPGTGVSPDKMLLGRVFSYPDAQRHRIGTNYNQIPVNQPITATNSYDKEGAMQYHHTGNAPVYAPNSYGRAYQDTQGPVENGWEADGEMVRSAYSLHAEDDDFGQAHTLVREVFNDEERERLVETVVGTLIPDVVEPVLSNVFQYWKNIDQEVGERIEKGYYEQSGTQVPGGDPIDGEPEAIR
- a CDS encoding AIM24 family protein, giving the protein MRSALFDQQNQERQTEERWALQSSKMLRCRLVPGAPEIVAAQGAMVAYQGNMDFSYQGSGGGMKMLKKFATGEGGNLMKVRGQGEVFLAREAQDIFLITLEGEALTLNSASMLAYDDSLRSDIRSLGGAGLMSGGLFNYFLEGHGTIAVTSDGPPMLLDCSQQPTFVDPQAAICWSPNLSPSLKNDFKMGSLIGRGSGESFQLGFHGPGFVVVQPSEGRQNQKMLG